The Gemmatimonadaceae bacterium genome has a window encoding:
- the rpsL gene encoding 30S ribosomal protein S12: MPTINQLVRRSRRDVAKKEKSPALKSNPFRRGVCTRVYTTTPKKPNSALRKVAKVRLTNGFEIIAYIPGEGHNLQEHSIVLVRGGRVKDLPGVRYHIVRGSLDASGVNGRNQSRSKYGTKKPKAGK, encoded by the coding sequence ATGCCGACCATCAATCAGCTCGTCCGGCGCAGTCGCCGCGACGTGGCCAAGAAAGAGAAGTCCCCGGCGCTCAAGTCGAATCCGTTCCGCCGCGGGGTTTGCACGCGCGTCTACACGACGACGCCCAAGAAGCCGAACTCGGCGCTGCGCAAGGTGGCGAAGGTGCGCCTCACCAACGGCTTCGAAATCATCGCCTACATTCCCGGCGAAGGCCACAACCTGCAGGAGCACTCGATCGTGCTCGTGCGCGGCGGCCGCGTGAAGGATCTGCCGGGTGTCCGTTATCACATCGTGCGCGGCTCGCTCGACGCTTCGGGCGTGAACGGCCGCAACCAGAGCCGTTCCAAGTACGGCACCAAGAAGCCGAAGGCGGGGAAATAA
- the rpsG gene encoding 30S ribosomal protein S7 codes for MSRRKSAVKRSVLPDARYDSQTVSKFINVMMLAGKKATAERIFYGAMDVVEAKTSQPGVTVFKQALTNVKPVVEVKSRRVGGATYQVPVEVRPERRTALAMRWLILYSRERGEKSMAEKLAAEVIAAAKGEGNAVKKKEDTHRMADANKAFAHYRW; via the coding sequence ATGAGCCGTCGCAAGAGTGCCGTGAAGCGCAGCGTCCTGCCCGATGCGCGCTATGACAGCCAGACCGTTTCCAAGTTCATCAACGTGATGATGCTCGCCGGCAAGAAGGCCACGGCCGAGCGGATCTTCTACGGCGCGATGGACGTGGTCGAGGCCAAGACCAGCCAGCCCGGCGTGACCGTGTTCAAGCAGGCGCTGACCAACGTGAAGCCGGTGGTCGAGGTGAAGAGCCGCCGGGTGGGCGGCGCCACGTACCAGGTGCCGGTCGAGGTGCGCCCCGAGCGCCGCACGGCGCTCGCCATGCGCTGGCTCATCCTCTACTCGCGCGAGCGCGGCGAGAAGTCGATGGCCGAGAAGTTGGCCGCCGAAGTGATCGCGGCGGCGAAGGGCGAGGGCAACGCGGTGAAGAAGAAGGAAGACACGCACCGCATGGCCGACGCGAACAAGGCGTTCGCGCACTATCGCTGGTAG
- the fusA gene encoding elongation factor G, with protein MARVTPLDHYRNIGIMAHIDAGKTTTTERILYYTGKAYKIGEVHEGTATMDWMEQEQERGITITSAATTAFWSRNETLYRINIIDTPGHVDFTVEVERSLRVLDGAVTLLDSVAGVEPQTETVWRQADRYNVPRLIFANKMDRVGADFDRCLTMVRDRLSRNAHPLQLPVGSGELFTGHIDVLERKQYVFDEESLGKTFAVVDVPPEFTERMEEARHELIEAAVAHDDELLEKYLGGAELTVPEIRRAIRKATIAMQFVPVLCGASFKNKGVQALLDAVIDYLPSPEDVPPIQGHVPHHDEHFETRLTNDQAPFAALAFKIATDPFVGKLTFFRVYSGVLKSGSYVYNSTKDKRERVGRLLQMHANKREEIEEVLAGDIAAAIGLRDTRTGDTLCDDDHPIILEAMKFPNPVIDVAIEPKTKADQDKLAIALQKLAEEDPTFRVHTDSETSQTIISGMGELHLEIIVDRMMREFKVDANIGRPQVAYRETIRKRVEKVEGKFIRQSGGKGQYGHVVINMEPSEPGAGFVFEDKIVGGVIPREYIGPVEQGIKEALENGVLAGYPMVDVKVALVYGSYHDVDSSEMAFKIAGSMAFKEAAKKAQPVLLEPMMNVEVVSPEAYMGDVLGDLSARRGKIGGMTQRGEAQVIASTVPLSEMFGYSTKLRSMSQGRAVYSMEFAHYEEVPKSKAEEIISKVKS; from the coding sequence ATGGCACGCGTCACTCCGCTCGATCACTATCGCAACATCGGCATCATGGCGCACATCGATGCCGGGAAGACGACGACGACCGAGCGCATTCTGTACTACACGGGCAAGGCGTACAAGATCGGCGAGGTGCATGAAGGCACCGCGACGATGGACTGGATGGAGCAGGAGCAGGAGCGCGGGATCACGATCACGTCGGCGGCGACGACGGCGTTCTGGAGCCGCAACGAGACGCTGTACCGCATCAACATCATCGACACGCCGGGCCACGTGGATTTCACGGTCGAGGTGGAGCGGTCGCTGCGGGTGTTGGATGGCGCGGTGACGTTGCTCGATTCGGTGGCCGGGGTGGAGCCGCAGACGGAGACGGTGTGGCGTCAGGCCGACCGGTACAACGTGCCGCGGCTGATCTTCGCCAACAAGATGGACCGCGTGGGGGCGGACTTCGACCGCTGTTTGACAATGGTGCGTGACCGGCTGTCCCGGAACGCGCATCCGCTCCAGCTGCCGGTGGGTTCGGGCGAGCTGTTCACGGGGCACATCGACGTGCTCGAGCGCAAGCAGTACGTGTTCGACGAGGAGTCGCTGGGCAAGACGTTCGCCGTGGTGGACGTGCCGCCCGAGTTCACGGAGCGCATGGAAGAGGCGCGGCACGAGCTGATCGAGGCCGCGGTGGCGCACGACGACGAGCTGCTGGAGAAGTATCTGGGCGGCGCCGAGTTGACGGTGCCCGAGATCCGGCGGGCGATCCGCAAGGCGACGATCGCGATGCAGTTCGTGCCCGTGCTCTGCGGCGCCTCGTTCAAGAACAAGGGCGTGCAGGCGCTGCTCGACGCGGTGATCGACTACCTGCCGTCGCCGGAGGACGTGCCGCCCATCCAGGGCCACGTGCCCCATCACGACGAGCATTTCGAGACGCGGCTGACCAACGACCAGGCGCCGTTCGCGGCGCTGGCGTTCAAGATCGCGACCGATCCGTTCGTCGGAAAGCTGACGTTCTTCCGGGTCTATTCGGGCGTGCTGAAGTCGGGGTCGTACGTGTACAACTCGACCAAGGACAAGCGCGAGCGCGTGGGGCGGCTGTTGCAGATGCACGCCAACAAGCGCGAGGAGATCGAGGAAGTGCTGGCCGGCGACATCGCGGCGGCGATCGGGCTCCGGGACACGCGCACCGGCGACACGCTGTGCGACGATGACCATCCGATCATCCTCGAGGCGATGAAGTTCCCGAACCCGGTGATCGACGTCGCCATCGAGCCGAAGACCAAGGCGGACCAGGACAAGCTGGCGATCGCGCTGCAGAAGCTGGCCGAGGAGGATCCGACGTTCCGCGTGCACACCGATTCCGAGACGTCGCAGACGATCATCTCGGGCATGGGCGAGCTGCACCTGGAGATCATCGTCGACCGGATGATGCGCGAGTTCAAGGTGGACGCGAACATCGGCCGCCCGCAGGTGGCGTATCGCGAGACCATCCGCAAGCGCGTGGAGAAGGTCGAGGGCAAGTTCATCCGTCAGTCGGGCGGCAAGGGCCAGTACGGCCACGTGGTGATCAACATGGAGCCGTCCGAGCCGGGCGCGGGCTTCGTGTTCGAGGACAAGATCGTGGGCGGCGTGATCCCGCGCGAATACATCGGGCCGGTGGAGCAGGGCATCAAGGAAGCGCTGGAGAACGGCGTGCTGGCCGGCTATCCGATGGTGGACGTGAAGGTGGCGCTGGTGTACGGGTCGTACCACGACGTCGACTCGAGCGAGATGGCGTTCAAGATCGCGGGGTCGATGGCGTTCAAGGAGGCGGCGAAGAAGGCGCAGCCCGTGCTCCTGGAGCCGATGATGAACGTCGAGGTGGTGAGCCCGGAAGCGTACATGGGCGACGTGCTCGGCGATCTGTCAGCGCGGCGCGGCAAGATCGGGGGGATGACGCAGCGGGGCGAGGCCCAGGTGATCGCCTCGACGGTGCCGCTCTCCGAGATGTTCGGCTATTCCACGAAGCTGCGCTCGATGTCGCAGGGGCGGGCCGTCTACTCGATGGAGTTCGCCCACTACGAGGAAGTACCGAAGTCGAAGGCGGAAGAGATCATCAGCAAGGTGAAGTCGTAA
- the tuf gene encoding elongation factor Tu, whose protein sequence is MAKAKFERTKPHVNVGTIGHVDHGKTTLTAALTKISADKGYSTKYIAYDEVAKASESQGRRDATKILTIATSHVEYETAKRHYAHVDCPGHADYVKNMITGAAQMDGAILVVSAVDGPMPQTREHILLARQVNVPSVVVFLNKCDLVDDPELLDLVELEVRELLSKYDYPGDDAPVIRGSAIKAIEGDPVWIAKIEELYTALDTFIPEPVREVDKPFLMPVEDVFSITGRGTVATGRIDRGKIKVGEEIEMVGFGTDKRSVVTGVEMFRKLLDDGQAGDNVGLLLRGVDKKDIERGMVLAKPGTITPHTKFEAEVYVLTKEEGGRHTPFFKGYRPQFYFRTTDVTGAIELPAGTEMVMPGDNIQMTIELITPIAMEEQLRFAIREGGRTVGAGVVTKILK, encoded by the coding sequence ATGGCCAAGGCAAAGTTCGAGCGTACCAAGCCGCACGTGAACGTCGGAACGATCGGTCACGTGGATCACGGCAAGACGACCCTCACCGCGGCGCTCACCAAGATCTCTGCGGACAAGGGCTACAGCACCAAGTACATCGCGTACGACGAGGTCGCGAAGGCGTCGGAGTCGCAGGGCCGTCGCGACGCGACCAAGATCCTGACGATCGCCACGTCGCACGTGGAATACGAGACCGCGAAGCGCCACTACGCGCACGTGGATTGCCCCGGACACGCCGACTACGTGAAGAACATGATCACGGGCGCGGCGCAGATGGACGGCGCGATCCTCGTCGTGAGCGCGGTGGACGGCCCGATGCCGCAGACGCGCGAGCACATCCTGCTCGCCCGCCAGGTGAACGTGCCCTCGGTGGTCGTGTTCCTCAACAAGTGCGACCTCGTGGACGACCCCGAGCTCCTCGACCTCGTCGAGCTCGAAGTGCGCGAGCTGCTCAGCAAGTACGACTACCCGGGTGACGATGCGCCGGTGATCCGCGGATCCGCGATCAAGGCCATCGAGGGCGATCCGGTCTGGATCGCCAAGATCGAGGAGCTGTACACCGCCCTCGACACGTTCATTCCGGAGCCGGTGCGCGAAGTGGACAAGCCGTTCCTGATGCCGGTCGAGGACGTGTTCTCGATCACCGGCCGCGGCACGGTGGCCACGGGCCGCATCGACCGCGGCAAGATCAAGGTCGGCGAGGAGATCGAGATGGTCGGCTTCGGCACCGACAAGCGGAGCGTCGTGACCGGCGTCGAGATGTTCCGCAAGCTGCTCGACGACGGCCAGGCGGGCGACAACGTCGGCCTCCTGCTCCGTGGCGTCGACAAGAAGGACATCGAGCGCGGCATGGTGCTGGCCAAGCCCGGCACGATCACGCCGCACACGAAGTTCGAGGCCGAGGTGTACGTCCTCACCAAGGAAGAGGGCGGCCGCCACACCCCGTTCTTCAAGGGCTACCGCCCGCAGTTCTACTTCCGCACGACCGACGTGACGGGCGCGATCGAGTTGCCGGCCGGCACCGAGATGGTGATGCCGGGCGACAACATCCAGATGACGATCGAGCTGATCACGCCGATCGCCATGGAAGAGCAGCTCCGGTTCGCGATCCGCGAAGGCGGCCGTACGGTGGGCGCGGGCGTGGTCACGAAGATTCTGAAGTAG
- the rpsJ gene encoding 30S ribosomal protein S10 yields MTGRIRIRLKAFDHAVIDQAAADIVRTAEKTGAQVSGPIPLPTKSQLWTVLRSPHVDKKSREQFSLKTHKRVIDILDSRAQTVDALTKLDLPAGVDVEIKVQ; encoded by the coding sequence ATGACTGGCAGAATTCGCATCCGTCTCAAGGCGTTCGATCACGCGGTCATCGATCAGGCCGCCGCGGACATCGTCCGGACGGCGGAGAAGACGGGGGCGCAGGTGTCGGGGCCGATCCCGCTGCCGACCAAGTCGCAGCTGTGGACCGTCCTGCGGTCGCCGCACGTGGACAAGAAGTCGCGGGAGCAGTTCTCGCTCAAGACGCACAAGCGGGTGATCGACATCCTCGATTCCCGCGCCCAGACGGTGGATGCGCTGACCAAGCTCGATCTGCCGGCCGGCGTGGACGTCGAAATCAAGGTGCAGTAA
- the rplC gene encoding 50S ribosomal protein L3, with protein sequence MIGIIGKKLGMTQIFNEQGQQIPVTVIEAEPNPVVAVTDAATAGFAAVQLGMGRQRLARASAKGEGKPRGRRANGSAIGHAKKAGLEAPPAVLRSVRLDDARTKGAEVPTYAVGDVITVDLFKSGDTVKVTGTTKGRGFQGVVKRWSFGGGPNTHGNTKHRRPGSIGPGTDPSRVIKGKKMPGHFGAERHTQTHLRVERIDAERNLIYIRGSVAGPRNGIVVVRKQG encoded by the coding sequence ATGATCGGAATTATCGGGAAGAAGCTGGGCATGACCCAGATCTTCAATGAACAGGGCCAACAGATCCCGGTGACGGTGATCGAGGCGGAACCGAATCCGGTGGTCGCCGTCACGGACGCGGCCACGGCGGGCTTCGCCGCGGTGCAGCTGGGCATGGGACGGCAGCGCCTGGCGCGCGCGTCGGCCAAGGGCGAGGGCAAGCCGCGCGGCCGCCGCGCCAACGGGTCGGCGATCGGCCACGCCAAGAAGGCGGGGCTCGAGGCGCCGCCGGCGGTGCTGCGGAGCGTGCGTCTGGACGACGCGCGCACCAAGGGTGCCGAGGTGCCGACGTACGCGGTGGGCGACGTGATCACGGTGGACCTCTTCAAGTCCGGCGACACCGTGAAGGTGACGGGGACGACCAAGGGGCGCGGGTTCCAGGGCGTGGTGAAGCGCTGGAGTTTCGGCGGTGGCCCCAACACGCACGGCAACACCAAGCACCGGCGTCCGGGCTCCATCGGACCCGGCACCGATCCGTCGCGCGTGATCAAGGGAAAGAAGATGCCCGGCCACTTCGGCGCCGAGCGGCATACGCAGACGCACCTTCGGGTCGAGCGCATCGACGCCGAGCGCAATCTGATCTACATCCGTGGCTCGGTGGCCGGTCCCAGGAACGGCATCGTGGTCGTGCGGAAGCAGGGGTGA
- the rplD gene encoding 50S ribosomal protein L4: MAEQTTFEAAAYTAQGTAREKIALPEALFDGTVNMPVMHQAVKAFLANQRQGNASTKIRKYVIGGNQKPWKQKGTGRARQGSTRAPQWVGGGTVFGPIPRSYAQYVPRQVRALARKSAFNARARENALLVIDRFDYDAPKTSRLKALLDRLDVTDRKVLILTDGVKPNVFLSGRNLPTVHVLPYADVSTYHLLWSDVVLVEAGALGQTLAPVAETAAEPRVKTAKPAAKAKPAKAAKAPAKKAAAKKAPVKAKPAAKKAAAKPAAKKAATKKPSAPKKKGK; this comes from the coding sequence ATGGCTGAGCAGACGACATTCGAAGCGGCCGCGTACACGGCCCAGGGGACGGCGCGCGAGAAGATCGCGCTCCCCGAGGCGCTGTTCGACGGCACCGTGAACATGCCGGTGATGCACCAGGCGGTGAAGGCGTTTCTCGCCAACCAGCGCCAGGGCAACGCGTCGACGAAGATCCGCAAGTACGTGATCGGCGGCAACCAGAAGCCGTGGAAGCAGAAGGGCACCGGGCGGGCCCGCCAGGGCTCGACGCGCGCCCCGCAGTGGGTGGGCGGCGGCACGGTGTTCGGACCGATTCCCCGCAGCTACGCCCAGTACGTGCCGCGCCAGGTGCGTGCCCTCGCCCGCAAGAGCGCGTTCAACGCGCGGGCGCGCGAGAACGCGTTGCTGGTGATCGACCGGTTCGACTACGACGCGCCGAAGACGAGCCGCCTCAAGGCGCTGCTCGACCGGCTGGACGTGACGGATCGCAAGGTGCTGATCCTCACCGACGGCGTGAAGCCGAACGTCTTCCTGAGCGGGCGCAACCTGCCGACGGTGCACGTGCTGCCGTACGCCGACGTGTCCACGTACCACCTGCTGTGGTCGGACGTGGTGCTGGTGGAGGCGGGGGCGCTGGGCCAGACGCTGGCGCCGGTGGCCGAGACGGCCGCCGAGCCGCGGGTGAAGACGGCGAAGCCGGCCGCGAAGGCCAAGCCCGCCAAGGCGGCCAAGGCGCCGGCCAAGAAGGCGGCGGCCAAGAAGGCGCCCGTGAAGGCGAAGCCGGCGGCGAAGAAGGCGGCGGCGAAGCCCGCGGCGAAGAAGGCCGCGACCAAGAAGCCATCGGCTCCCAAGAAGAAGGGGAAGTAA
- a CDS encoding 50S ribosomal protein L23, which produces MPTTHETIVRPVITEQTSSAFQERGEYTFEVHSKASKPQIRTAIEKLFGVKVTGVWTSNQRGKTRRVGTTAGRRPNWKKAIVKLREGDTIEIFEG; this is translated from the coding sequence ATGCCGACTACGCATGAGACCATCGTTCGCCCCGTGATCACGGAGCAGACGTCATCGGCGTTCCAGGAGCGCGGCGAGTACACCTTCGAAGTGCATTCGAAGGCGAGCAAGCCGCAGATCCGGACGGCGATCGAAAAGTTGTTCGGCGTGAAGGTGACCGGTGTATGGACGTCCAACCAGCGCGGCAAGACTCGCCGCGTCGGGACGACGGCCGGACGCCGCCCGAACTGGAAAAAAGCGATCGTGAAGCTCCGCGAAGGGGACACGATCGAGATCTTCGAGGGCTGA
- the rplB gene encoding 50S ribosomal protein L2: MGIRQFKPVTKGTRFRSVSDFSDITRTTPEKSLLEPLKKSGGRDNHGHISMRRRGGGHKRMYRIIDFKRNRAGMPAVVREIEYDPNRSARIALVEYGDGEKRYMLHPKGLAVGDTVVAGPGSDIRVGNAMPLAEVPLGTAVHNIELKIGKGGQICRSAGTSAQVVAKEGEYVTLRLASTETRLVHARCMATIGEVGNAEHELVSWGKAGKTRWKGRRPKVRGEVMNPVDHPHGGRTRGGRNVVSPWGKPEGVKTRDKKKSSQRLIVRGRKRGKATQ; this comes from the coding sequence ATGGGTATCCGTCAGTTCAAGCCGGTGACGAAGGGCACGCGGTTCCGCTCGGTTTCCGATTTCTCGGACATCACGCGGACGACGCCCGAGAAGTCGCTGCTCGAGCCGCTCAAGAAGTCGGGTGGGCGCGACAATCACGGGCACATCTCGATGCGGCGCCGTGGCGGTGGCCACAAGCGCATGTATCGCATCATCGACTTCAAGCGCAACCGGGCCGGGATGCCGGCGGTGGTGCGCGAGATCGAGTACGACCCGAACCGTTCGGCGCGCATCGCGCTGGTGGAGTACGGCGACGGCGAGAAGCGCTACATGCTGCACCCCAAGGGGTTGGCGGTGGGCGACACGGTGGTCGCCGGGCCGGGCTCCGACATCCGGGTGGGCAATGCGATGCCGTTGGCCGAGGTGCCGCTGGGCACCGCGGTGCACAACATCGAGCTCAAGATCGGCAAGGGCGGGCAGATCTGCCGGTCGGCGGGAACGTCGGCCCAGGTCGTGGCCAAGGAAGGCGAGTACGTGACCCTGCGGCTGGCCTCCACCGAGACGCGGTTGGTGCACGCGCGGTGCATGGCGACGATCGGCGAAGTGGGCAACGCCGAGCACGAGCTGGTGTCGTGGGGCAAGGCGGGCAAGACGCGCTGGAAGGGACGTCGTCCCAAGGTGCGCGGTGAAGTGATGAACCCGGTGGACCATCCGCACGGTGGCCGCACGCGCGGCGGCCGGAACGTGGTGAGTCCGTGGGGCAAGCCGGAGGGCGTGAAGACGCGCGACAAGAAGAAGTCGTCGCAGCGGCTGATCGTCCGCGGCCGGAAGCGCGGCAAGGCGACGCAGTAA
- the rpsS gene encoding 30S ribosomal protein S19, translated as MGRSVKKGPFVQEALAKKVDALNAKSEKRVIKTWSRASTVLPEFVGHTFAVHNGNKFVPVYVTENMVGHRLGEFSPTRLFRGHTGAKAADKKAPAPAAASAPAAPAAKGGK; from the coding sequence ATGGGAAGAAGCGTAAAGAAGGGACCGTTCGTTCAGGAAGCGCTGGCCAAGAAGGTCGATGCCCTGAACGCCAAGAGTGAGAAGCGCGTGATCAAGACCTGGTCGCGGGCGAGCACGGTGCTGCCGGAATTCGTGGGGCACACGTTCGCGGTGCACAACGGCAACAAGTTCGTGCCGGTGTACGTGACCGAGAACATGGTGGGCCACCGGCTGGGCGAGTTCTCGCCGACGCGGTTGTTCCGCGGGCACACCGGGGCGAAGGCGGCCGACAAGAAGGCGCCGGCTCCGGCGGCGGCGTCCGCACCGGCGGCACCGGCGGCCAAGGGAGGCAAGTAA
- the rplV gene encoding 50S ribosomal protein L22 codes for MATQARAVQRTARQSPYKMRLVIDQIRGKSVNEALGLLQFSKKHAAHQIGKVLRSAVANAEQAARAAGTSLDVDTLVITRAVINEGPKLKRFMPAAMGRATPIQKRTSHVEIVVGEREGR; via the coding sequence ATGGCCACTCAGGCGCGGGCGGTGCAGCGGACGGCGCGGCAGTCGCCCTACAAGATGCGGCTGGTGATCGACCAGATCCGCGGCAAGAGCGTGAACGAGGCGCTGGGGCTGCTCCAGTTCTCGAAGAAGCACGCGGCGCATCAGATCGGGAAGGTGTTGCGCTCGGCGGTGGCGAACGCGGAGCAGGCGGCGCGGGCGGCAGGGACGTCGCTCGACGTGGACACGCTCGTGATCACGCGGGCGGTGATCAACGAGGGGCCGAAGCTCAAGCGGTTCATGCCGGCGGCGATGGGGCGGGCCACTCCAATTCAGAAGCGCACCAGCCACGTGGAAATCGTGGTGGGCGAGAGGGAAGGTCGCTAA
- the rpsC gene encoding 30S ribosomal protein S3 codes for MGQKTHPIGFRLGISKQWRSRYYAGRELPALLREDELLRKYLKARLGHAAIADIVIERKPGKVVVTLHTGRPGVVIGKKGAEVDKLRDELAHLTGKEVGINVEEIKRPELEAQLVADNIASQLAQRISFRRAMKRAVQSAMRMGALGIKIKCGGRLGGAEIARVEGYHEGRVPLHTLRADIDYATSTAKTTFGTIGVKVWIFKGEIVEDRRGTTYSSGM; via the coding sequence ATGGGACAGAAAACACATCCGATCGGCTTTCGCCTCGGCATCTCCAAGCAGTGGCGGTCGCGCTACTACGCGGGTCGCGAGTTGCCGGCGTTGCTGCGTGAAGACGAGCTGCTGCGCAAGTATCTCAAGGCGCGCCTCGGGCACGCGGCGATCGCCGATATCGTGATCGAGCGCAAGCCGGGCAAGGTCGTGGTGACGTTGCACACGGGCCGTCCCGGCGTGGTGATCGGGAAGAAGGGCGCCGAGGTGGACAAGCTGCGCGACGAGCTGGCGCACCTGACGGGCAAGGAAGTGGGGATCAACGTCGAGGAGATCAAGCGGCCCGAGCTCGAGGCGCAGCTGGTAGCGGACAACATCGCCAGTCAGTTGGCGCAGCGCATCTCGTTCCGGCGCGCCATGAAGCGGGCCGTGCAGAGCGCGATGCGGATGGGGGCGCTGGGGATCAAGATCAAGTGCGGCGGCCGGCTCGGCGGCGCGGAGATCGCGCGGGTCGAGGGGTATCACGAAGGGCGGGTGCCGTTGCATACGCTGCGCGCGGACATCGACTACGCGACGTCGACCGCGAAGACCACCTTCGGCACGATCGGGGTGAAGGTGTGGATCTTCAAGGGCGAGATCGTGGAAGACCGTCGTGGCACCACCTACTCCTCCGGCATGTAA
- the rplP gene encoding 50S ribosomal protein L16 has translation MLSPKRVKFRKMFKGRTKGLAQRGSTVAFGTYGLQALEPGWITNRQIEAARVALTRHIKRGGKVWIRIFPDKPITKKPAETRMGKGKGSPESWVAVVKPGRVMFELEGISPDIAQKAMALAAAKMPIRTKFVIREEAHTDAS, from the coding sequence ATGCTGAGTCCGAAGCGCGTAAAATTCCGCAAGATGTTCAAGGGCCGCACCAAGGGGCTGGCCCAGCGTGGGAGCACGGTGGCGTTTGGAACCTACGGGCTCCAGGCGCTGGAGCCGGGCTGGATCACCAATCGGCAGATCGAGGCCGCCCGTGTGGCGCTCACGCGGCACATCAAGCGTGGCGGCAAGGTGTGGATCCGGATCTTCCCGGACAAGCCGATCACCAAGAAGCCGGCCGAGACCCGCATGGGCAAGGGCAAGGGGTCGCCGGAATCGTGGGTGGCGGTGGTGAAGCCGGGCCGGGTGATGTTCGAGTTGGAGGGCATCTCGCCGGACATCGCGCAGAAGGCGATGGCGCTGGCCGCGGCGAAGATGCCGATCAGGACGAAGTTCGTGATCCGCGAGGAGGCGCATACCGATGCAAGCTGA
- the rpmC gene encoding 50S ribosomal protein L29, whose protein sequence is MQADEIRELTPEDMTARIAALEEERFRLKFRSASESLEEPLRLRAIRRDIARLKTILRERRQPDAAR, encoded by the coding sequence ATGCAAGCTGATGAGATTCGCGAGCTGACGCCGGAGGACATGACGGCGCGGATCGCCGCCCTCGAGGAGGAGCGGTTTCGCCTCAAGTTCCGGAGTGCATCGGAGTCCCTGGAGGAACCCCTCCGGCTTCGCGCAATCCGGCGAGACATTGCGCGGCTCAAGACTATCCTGCGTGAACGGCGGCAGCCTGATGCTGCGCGCTAG
- the rpsQ gene encoding 30S ribosomal protein S17 — MTNPNTAARIVRASRKTRVGLVVSDKMQKTVVVALERRVAHPVYGKMVTRTTNVKAHDEENSAKLGDTVRIMETRPLSKDKRWRVVEIVERAR; from the coding sequence ATGACGAATCCCAATACCGCCGCGAGGATCGTGCGCGCGTCCCGAAAGACGCGCGTGGGCCTGGTGGTGAGCGACAAGATGCAGAAGACGGTGGTCGTCGCGCTCGAGCGCCGCGTGGCCCACCCCGTCTACGGCAAGATGGTAACGCGCACCACGAACGTGAAGGCTCACGACGAGGAGAACTCGGCGAAGCTGGGCGACACGGTGCGTATCATGGAGACCCGGCCCTTGTCAAAGGACAAGCGGTGGCGTGTGGTCGAGATCGTCGAGCGCGCGCGCTAA
- the rplN gene encoding 50S ribosomal protein L14, with product MIQQESMVRVADNSGAKRALVIRVLGGTRRRYAGLGDVVIVAVKDALPNGTVKKAEVARAVVVRTVKETRRKDGSYIRFDENAVVIINDQGEPRATRIFGPVARELREKRYMKIVSLAPEVL from the coding sequence ATGATTCAACAGGAATCCATGGTCCGGGTCGCGGATAACTCGGGGGCCAAGCGGGCCCTCGTGATCCGCGTCCTGGGCGGCACGCGCCGGCGATACGCCGGCCTGGGCGACGTCGTGATCGTCGCCGTGAAGGACGCGTTGCCGAACGGCACGGTGAAGAAGGCGGAGGTGGCGCGCGCGGTCGTGGTGCGTACCGTCAAGGAGACGCGGCGCAAGGACGGCAGCTACATCCGCTTCGACGAGAACGCGGTCGTGATCATCAACGACCAGGGCGAACCGCGGGCCACCCGCATCTTCGGTCCCGTGGCGCGCGAGCTGCGCGAGAAGCGGTACATGAAGATCGTGTCGCTCGCGCCGGAGGTCTTGTAA
- the rplX gene encoding 50S ribosomal protein L24 has translation MGVVKGDTVQVVRGDDKGKEGKVLRVYPKTGRVLIEGINIVKRHRRARNADEQSGIVEISAPVHASNVMLLDPKSGDPTRTRVRVDDDGTKERISVKSGDAIPHPKR, from the coding sequence ATCGGCGTCGTCAAGGGCGACACCGTGCAGGTGGTGCGCGGCGACGACAAGGGCAAGGAAGGCAAGGTGCTCCGCGTGTACCCCAAGACGGGGCGCGTGCTGATCGAGGGCATCAACATCGTGAAGCGTCACCGGCGGGCCCGGAACGCCGACGAGCAGAGCGGCATCGTGGAGATCTCGGCGCCGGTTCACGCGTCGAACGTCATGCTCCTCGATCCCAAGTCGGGCGATCCGACGCGGACGCGGGTGCGCGTGGACGACGACGGCACCAAGGAACGCATCAGCGTGAAGAGCGGGGATGCCATTCCACATCCGAAGCGCTGA